The DNA window TGATGATAGACGGCGTTAAACTCGATCTCGCCGATGCGTTTCGCCAGTTCCTTGGTGGCCGCAAACGAGCCCGCAGCGAGCGCCGCGATGATGGTAACATCCAGGATTTCCGAATGACCGCACTGCGAGATGACATTTCCCCCCTGGTCGATAATGACTGCCAAATCCGATTCGCTCTTGTCGAGATAAGACTGAAGAATTTCGTCGAGTCGGGCGACTTCTCGAATACCTAATGATAAAACTGTATCCATAATGTTAGCAGGGGCGGCAGATGCCTAGACGACGGCGATTTGGGGAGGGGCGGAGTTGGCCTGCGCAGCATCGCTGGCTTTGTTGAACTTGTGAAGCAATAGTTGCGACACGACATTCAAGGAACTGAAAACATTCTGGCCCGTGCTGGAGATGACCTCGAAACTTTGCACGCGCTTCTTGCGGTTGTTCAGGAGGAATTCCATGTAGTTGATCGGCGCGACATTGGGTAGATCGCGTTTGTTGTACTGAATGATGTAAGGCATCTCGTCGAGCGACATGTTCATCTTGTTCAAGTTCTCCTCGAGATTCTTAAATGCCTCTACGTTTTCCTCCATCTTGTCCCATTGCGAATCGGCGACGAAGACAATGCCATCGACGCTGCGGAGGACTAGTTGTCTAGTGGCGTTGTAGATGACCTGGCCTGGCACAGTATAGAGCTGAAACTTCGTTTTGAAGCCCTTGATAACAATGGCACTCAAAGGTAGAAAATCGAAGAACAAGGTGCGGTCTGAAGCGGTAGCCAGGGAAACTAGATCTCCACGATTTCCCGGATCGATCTTGGAGTGAATGTAGGAAAGATTGGTTGTCTTTCCGCAGAGAGCGGGACCGTAGTAAACGATCTTGAATTGGATCTCTTTGCTGGCGTAGTTGATGATGGACATACTCTGGGTTTCCTCGTGAAAAAATAGTGTTAGTGGGAGGCAAGTTCTCCGCTGTATTGCTTGGCTAGACCATCGACGATGGCGATGAATTTTTCCTTCACACCATGACCTAGATCGGACTGGTTTTGGTGGAGGACAGCCAGCGTCATTCCGCTGCCAGTAAAGATGGTTACCGTGTGAGTTTCGGTCGAGAGCGAGAGGTGTTTAAGCTCGCCAAGTTTCATCTCGGCAGCGTGCTTGGCCATCTTGCGGTGGAGTTGCGGTGCCATGGCGCTGAAGCCTTCGGGATCCATGAAGCTAGGCATGTTGCCAGCGAGGGCGAGTCCGTCCTCGGTGATGATTGTGAGACTGGCGACGCCGGGCAGGGCTGAGGCGAGTTTGATTACTTTCTTCGCATCCAGCGCGTCCTGGGTGCCGAGTGCGGCGTGCATCGGGCTCGGGAATTTGTTGCCTGTGTTGTTGAGTTTGCGCGTGGTGTAGTTGGTAATCGCCGGAGTAATCAGCGGCTTGGTGCGATTCGGGCCGGCTGGTGCCGGAATCGCGGCGGACAATGGCGGCGGCGAGGGCGGTTTGACCGCAATCGTGTCAGGCGTGGTGTTGAAGGGCGTCTCAAATTCGTCTGGATCGACTTCCTGCTCGTGCTGGTCCTCGCGCATCTGGAGGGCGGTGTTGGGCAGGTTTTTGACGATTTCCGAAAGGGAAATGGGCACCTCGGAACCGGTGTAGTTTTCCTTGAACAACTTTCGCATGGACGGGCTGAGCGCCTCGGAAAAAGTTTCCATGGAGAGTGCGACGCGGCCGCTGGCGAGCTGGTTTTCGATTTGATCCAGCGGCAGATCGACTTCGCTGTCCTCCGGGATGCTGCCGAGCAAGGCCTCGCGCTGCTGCATCGGCATGGCCTGAATGAGCGGGCGAACGCGCACGGTCACGCGGCGATCGGAATCTCTCGGCGCAGGCTTCGCGGCGGGTTTGGGAGCCTCCGCCTCCGGAGTAGAGCTGAGTTTGAGTCCAATGGGTTTCGGACGCGCCGGGGCCACGGGCTCTGGCGCGGGAGGTTGTGCCACGGGCGATGCAACAGGAGCCGGGGCGGCGACAGCACCGGAGACTTTGTGGATTTCCTTGTCGCGCTGGGCGGCCTTTAGGAACGGCGTTTCGACTTCCTCAAAAACCTCGGGTGCCTCCTGGTCGGGACGGGTGAAAAGATCACTCATTTGCGCGACGATCTTCGGCAGCGGGAGTTGGATTTCAATGTCCTCCTCGGCGGAAAGTTTGCGCTTGAAGAGGGCAGGCAGCGCCTCGGCAATGATCGAGAGCGGCACGGTGGCGCGGCCCTTGGTCATGTCGGAGTAGAGATCGGAGGCGTCGAAGCGCACTTCCAGCGTGGGAGAAACGGCTTTTTCATCCACGAAATTGCTCGGAATGCGGCTGAGAAAATCGCTGACCAGAAGAACGATCTGGCGGCTGGAGGAAGCTGCGGGAGCCGAATCAAAACTGAGCGCGGGTTTCTTTTTCGCCGTGGTCAGGCGCACCATTGGAGGCGCGGCATCCAGAGCGGGCTCAGACTCGGATGTCTCTGCGGCCGGGGACAGGCGGACCGGAGACCGACGGATGACTGGTGCTGCCTCGGGTTCCTCAGCGCGCGGAGCCGGCATGGAAATCGGCGACGGCTTTGGCAGGCTGGGCGTGAGCGTAATGGTCGGTGCCTGGGCTGCGACGGCGGGTCTGCTGGCAGCGTGGCGGGCTTCCTCCTCCTCGGCTTCGGCCTCGGCCTGTCGAAGGCTGGCGGGCACGATGCGTTTGACGACCCGCGTGGCACGGACGTCGTTGGATTGGGGGGGCTTGCGCCCTTGGGCGAGGTTTTTGATCCAGTTAAACATGGCTTTTAGGTGTCTTCTGAGGTTGTGCGCCACACTTCTTCGAGAGTGGTAATACCTTCTCTAGCTTTATCCATGCCCACCATGCGCAAAGTTTTCATTCCCTCGGCCACGGCTTGGTTTTTGATGACGGCAGCGGAGGCGCGTTTGATGATCAGACGGCGAATCGTCTCGGAAATAGGGAGGACTTCGATGACGGGGGCGCGTCCGACGTAGCCGCGTTGCTTGCAGCGGTCGCAACCGGTGCCCTGATAAAATATTTCGCCAGCTTCCGGGTCGATCCCGAGTTTGTCGCACATTTCAGAATCCGGGATCATTTCCTCGCGGCAATTCGGACAAATTTTGCGAACCAAACGCTGGGCGCAGGTGAGCAGAACCGAACTCGAAATCAGGAATGGCTCGATGCCCATGTCGTCGAGACGGGCGATGGCGCCAGCAGCGTCATTCGTGTGCAAAGTCGAGAGCACCTGGTGGCCGGTGAGCGCGGCTTTGACCGCGATGTCGGCGGTCTCGTTATCGCGAATCTCACCGATCATGACGATGTCAGGATCCTGACGCAAAATGGAACGCAACGAGCTGGAGAAATCGAGCCCGATGTCGGCTTTCACCGCGACCTGGTTGATGCCGGCGAGCTGGTATTCGACCGGGTCCTCGACGGTGACGATGTTGTAGATCGGGTTGTTCAGCTCGGAGAGCACGGAGTAAAGCGTCGTCGTCTTTCCAGATCCCGTCGGGCCGGTGACGAGGATCATCCCGTGCGGCGCGTCGATGGCTTTCTTAAAGCGCTCGAGGGTGAAATCGTCCATTCCGAGGTTGTCCACGGAGCCGGCGAGCGCGCTCTTGTCGAGAATACGAATAACGATTTTCTCGCCATAGACCGTCGGCAAAAACGAGATGCGCAGATCGACATCCTTGCCGCCGACGGTGATGCGAAAACGTCCGTCCTGCGGCAGGCGGCGCTCGGCGATGTCGAGCCCGGCGAGAATCTTGATGCGCGAGGCGATCGGGAGTTGCAGTGCTTTCGGCGGCGAGCTGGCCTCCACGAGAGCGCCGTCCACGCGGTAACGGAGTTTGAGCGATTTCTCAAATGGCTCGAGGTGAATGTCGGACGCTTTTTCCTTGAGCGCCTGGACGAGAATCAGGTTCACAATCTTGATGACGGGCGCTTCCTCGCTGTCCGCCGCCATGCGGTCGAGATCGACCTTGTCCTTCTGCGCGCCGGTGATCTCGATGTCGTCGGAAAGATTAGCCGCCGAGCGCATCGCCTCGTCCATCGCTGCGGAACCACCGCCATGCACGCCGCTAAGGGCGTCCATAATGCTCTTTTCCGTTGCAATCATCGGAACGATTTCCAGCTTGGTGCGCTGGCGGACGTCGTCGATGGCGAGCACGTTCAGCGGGTCGGCCATCGCGATGAAAAGCTTTGTGCCGAGCTGGCAGATCGGCACCAGCTTAAAGCTCCGGGCCATGTCCTTCGGGATGAGTCCCATCACACTCTCGGGCACACGGATTTTCACCATGTTGATCGGCGGCGTGTCGAGGCAGCGGCCCATGCCGAGGGCCATGTCCTGCTCGTTGACGAATTGTTTCTCGGTCAGAATTTTCAGCAGCCGTCCGCCGCTTTTCTTCTGGAGTTCCATCGCTTCCTCGAGCTGGCTGGGCAGCAGGAGGCCGTCGTCGATCAAGACATCGGCGATGCGCTCGCCGAAGGACTTGGCTGCAATCTTGGTGGTTCTTTTAGCGGTTGCCACGGTCGGGTTTGTCTAGTTTGTAAACGTCGGTGAGCGCCTTCGCGAT is part of the Chthoniobacterales bacterium genome and encodes:
- a CDS encoding ATPase, T2SS/T4P/T4SS family; translation: MATAKRTTKIAAKSFGERIADVLIDDGLLLPSQLEEAMELQKKSGGRLLKILTEKQFVNEQDMALGMGRCLDTPPINMVKIRVPESVMGLIPKDMARSFKLVPICQLGTKLFIAMADPLNVLAIDDVRQRTKLEIVPMIATEKSIMDALSGVHGGGSAAMDEAMRSAANLSDDIEITGAQKDKVDLDRMAADSEEAPVIKIVNLILVQALKEKASDIHLEPFEKSLKLRYRVDGALVEASSPPKALQLPIASRIKILAGLDIAERRLPQDGRFRITVGGKDVDLRISFLPTVYGEKIVIRILDKSALAGSVDNLGMDDFTLERFKKAIDAPHGMILVTGPTGSGKTTTLYSVLSELNNPIYNIVTVEDPVEYQLAGINQVAVKADIGLDFSSSLRSILRQDPDIVMIGEIRDNETADIAVKAALTGHQVLSTLHTNDAAGAIARLDDMGIEPFLISSSVLLTCAQRLVRKICPNCREEMIPDSEMCDKLGIDPEAGEIFYQGTGCDRCKQRGYVGRAPVIEVLPISETIRRLIIKRASAAVIKNQAVAEGMKTLRMVGMDKAREGITTLEEVWRTTSEDT
- a CDS encoding ADP-ribosylation factor-like protein, with amino-acid sequence MSIINYASKEIQFKIVYYGPALCGKTTNLSYIHSKIDPGNRGDLVSLATASDRTLFFDFLPLSAIVIKGFKTKFQLYTVPGQVIYNATRQLVLRSVDGIVFVADSQWDKMEENVEAFKNLEENLNKMNMSLDEMPYIIQYNKRDLPNVAPINYMEFLLNNRKKRVQSFEVISSTGQNVFSSLNVVSQLLLHKFNKASDAAQANSAPPQIAVV
- a CDS encoding roadblock/LC7 domain-containing protein, whose protein sequence is MDTVLSLGIREVARLDEILQSYLDKSESDLAVIIDQGGNVISQCGHSEILDVTIIAALAAGSFAATKELAKRIGEIEFNAVYHQGNGSHIFMNSVDDDTIMITVFGSQTTVGLVRFYATGCCKSLAEFLIVIRAQGSGDMNFSGFDVGSVDVAAPR